One Glycine max cultivar Williams 82 chromosome 3, Glycine_max_v4.0, whole genome shotgun sequence DNA window includes the following coding sequences:
- the LOC100790910 gene encoding cationic peroxidase 1: MASRGYFFVVLHALVFASIATSAFSQLSPNYYDYSCPKALSTIKSVVEASVLKERRMGASLLRLHFHDCFVNGCDGSILLDSTSSIDSEKNAAANLQSARGFEVVDDIKKAVDEACGKPVVSCADILAVAARDSVVALGGPSWKVRLGRRDSTTASREAADASIPAPFFSLSELITNFKNHGLDEKDLVVLSGGHSIGFARCVTFKDHIYNDSNIDPNFAQQLKYICPTNGGDSNLSPLDSTAAKFDINYYSNLVQKKGLLHSDQELFNGGSTDELVKEYSDDTEDFYEDFANSMIKMGNIQPLTGNQGEIRVNCRNVN; encoded by the exons ATGGCATCACGTGGGTATTTCTTTGTTGTTCTCCATGCCTTAGTGTTTGCATCTATTGCAACCTCAGCTTTCTCACAATTGTCACCTAATTACTATGATTATTCGTGCCCCAAAGCTTTGAGCACCATCAAAAGTGTTGTGGAGGCTTCAGTACTGAAAGAGCGTCGTATGGGTGCTTCATTGCTACGCTTGCACTTCCATGATTGCTTTGTTAAT GGTTGTGATGGTTCAATTCTTCTAGACTCCACATCCTCCATTGACAGCGAAAAGAATGCAGCTGCTAATTTGCAATCTGCTAGAGGATTTGAAGTGGTGGATGACATAAAGAAAGCTGTGGACGAAGCATGTGGAAAACCAGTTGTTTCTTGCGCAGACATATTGGCTGTTGCAGCTCGTGATTCAGTTGTTGCG TTAGGTGGGCCATCATGGAAGGTGAGACTTGGTAGAAGAGATTCTACTACAGCAAGTCGTGAAGCAGCAGATGCAAGCATTCCAGCACCATTTTTCAGCCTATCTGAACTCATCACCAACTTCAAGAACCATGGTCTTGATGAGAAGGACCTTGTTGTTCTTTCTGGAGGCCACAGCATTGGATTTGCACGTTGTGTTACATTTAAGGACCATATCTACAATGACTCCAACATCGATCCCAACTTTGCACAACAACTTAAATACATTTGCCCTACAAACGGTGGTGACTCCAACCTTTCTCCTTTGGACTCAACAGCGGCAAAATTTGACATAAACTATTACTCTAATTTGGTTCAAAAGAAAGGGCTTCTTCACTCTGATCAAGAACTCTTCAATGGTGGTTCTACTGATGAACTGGTCAAAGAATACAGCGACGATACCGAAGATTTCTACGAGGACTTTGCGAACTCGATGATTAAGATGGGAAATATTCAGCCCCTCACTGGGAATCAAGGTGAAATTCGGGTTAACTGCAGGAATGTGAACTAA